A stretch of Arachis hypogaea cultivar Tifrunner chromosome 15, arahy.Tifrunner.gnm2.J5K5, whole genome shotgun sequence DNA encodes these proteins:
- the LOC112748062 gene encoding uncharacterized protein, whose translation MGAIPERCGDPSPCLVSYTIDDVEFVDCMCDLGACVSIMPLFVYNELDLSPLKISAARFVLVDKSIISVAGIAEDVLVSIKGLIFPIDFYILEMLPNDSGKPSSILLGRPFLKTSRFKLDAFSGTYSFEIAGKSVSFNLDETMKHLPVDRSIFRCDLIDEVVVEIHHETPHEMSMSKSLNVGKNCDYDVDFPPPPLLQEDSNEELQSFALQSKCAFLEEDEVIESEEVNTNVYFTQPPKFDVFYNEEGLEEVDEGYYKMLKWTLPNSPNLI comes from the coding sequence ATGGGTGCTATACCAGAGAGATGTGGCGATCCCAGTCCTTGCTTAGTTTCTTACACTATAGATGATGTTGAATTTGtagattgtatgtgtgatctTGGTGCTTGTGTGAGCATTATGCCTTTGTTTGTTTACAATGAATTGGACCTTTCACCATTGAAAAtatcggcagctcgttttgttttAGTCGACAAGAGCATTATATCTGTGGCCGGTATTGctgaggatgtcttagtgagcaTCAAGGGATTAATCTTCCCAATTGATTTTTACATCCTAGAGATGCTTCCTAATGACTCCGGGAAGCCGTCATCCATTCTATTAGGGAGGCCTTTCTTGAAGACTTCTAGGTTTAAGCTGGATGCATTTTCGGGCACTTATTCTTTTGAGATTGCTGGTAAATCCGTGAGCTTTAATTTGGATGAGACTATGAAGCATCTGCCGGTGGACCGTTCTATCTTCCGGTGTGATTTGATTGATGAAGTTGTAGTTGAGATCCACCATGAGACTCCTCATGAGATGAGTATGAGTAAAAGTCTAAATGTGGGGAAGAATTGTGACTATGATGTGGACTTCCCACCACCTCCACTATTGCAAGAAGACTCTAATGAGGAGTTGCAATCTTTCGCTCTCCAATCAAAGTGTGCCTTCTTAGAGGAAGATGAGGTAATTGAGTCGGAAGAAGTGAATACTAATGTATATTTCACCCAACCTCCTAAATTTGATGTGTTTTATAATGAAGAAGGCTTAGAGGAGGTTGATGAAGGGTACTACAAAATGTTGAAGTGGACTTTACCCAACTCcccaaatttgatttga
- the LOC112749876 gene encoding ferredoxin C 1, chloroplastic produces the protein MAALHFTPTPLKPSFALLKQNHPTTTKLNSVRPRLASRSSFIVRSYKVLIEHQGQSTHLEVEPDETILSKAIDSGLDVPYDCKLGVCMTCPARLLSGSVDQSDGMLSDDVVDRGYALLCAAYPRSDCHIRIIPEDELLSLQLATSND, from the coding sequence ATGGCAGCTCTTCACTTCACTCCAACTCCGCTCAAACCATCCTTTGCTCTTCTGAAACAAAACCACCCTACCACCACCAAGCTCAACAGTGTGCGGCCACGCCTTGCTTCACGTTCATCATTCATTGTGCGGTCCTATAAAGTGTTGATTGAGCATCAGGGGCAGTCCACCCATCTTGAAGTGGAACCTGATGAGACCATACTCTCGAAGGCAATCGACTCTGGCTTGGATGTCCCCTATGATTGCAAGCTTGGTGTCTGCATGACTTGCCCTGCTCGTCTTCTTAGTGGCTCTGTTGATCAGAGCGATGGTATGCTCAGCGATGATGTCGTCGACCGCGGCTATGCCCTCTTGTGTGCTGCCTACCCTCGCTCCGATTGCCATATTAGGATTATCCCGGAGGATGAGCTCCTCTCCCTCCAATTGGCCACCTCAAATGACTAA
- the LOC112749874 gene encoding uncharacterized protein: MMVFFLATRAASLYNQRFLLRKSSFWFKYLTAIPNKDDGHGTASVPPSESSPTLHLSPFLSNFDHPPSGYNIELVDGDAWGVSSGVAQAWPGRHSARSAATTFAHHGIDEPVDCNPSRVEDDMDLEDIDNMRVRGNLFYKLERSSKEFEEYNLDFQRKKSSKKKDEKKENTKEAKKAKECPNPNVTSNSKDKLPKDHIATRSRIVMVRLDEIKDVSPENKRQRTPTFNQLTGPYHEPFCLDIYISKGSVRASIVHRITSKVVAVAHSISKDMKFDLASTKNKTTCAAVGAILAQRALADDIHDVIYTPRKGEKLEGKLHIVLKSIIDNGINVKVKIKQRFRRSIKPHST, encoded by the coding sequence ATGATGGTGTTCTTCCTCGCAACAAGAGCTGCTTCCTTATACAACCAACGTTTTCTGTTGAGAAAATCCAGTTTCTGGTTCAAGTATCTCACCGCCATTCCCAATAAGGATGATGGCCATGGAACTGCATCTGTGCCACCTTCTGAGAGCTCCCCTACCCTTCATCTTTCACCATTTTTATCCAATTTTGATCACCCTCCAAGTGGATATAACATAGAGCTTGTAGATGGTGATGCTTGGGGTGTCTCATCTGGGGTGGCACAAGCCTGGCCAGGAAGGCATTCAGCTAGATCAGCAGCTACTACATTTGCACACCATGGTATTGATGAACCTGTTGATTGTAACCCCTCTCGTGTTGAGGATGACATGGATTTGGAAGATATAGATAACATGAGGGTTCGTGGGAATCTGTTCTATAAGCTCGAGCGCAGTTCCAAGGAGTTTGAAGAGTATAATTTAGATTTTCAACGCAAGAAATCTTCCAAGAAGAAAGACGAAAAGAAGGAAAACACTAAGGAAGCAAAGAAAGCTAAGGAGTGTCCAAATCCAAATGTGACTTCCAATTCCAAAGATAAGCTTCCGAAAGATCATATCGCAACAAGAAGCAGAATTGTTATGGTCCGGTTGGATGAAATTAAAGATGTTTCTCCTGAGAACAAGAGGCAAAGGACTCCCACTTTTAACCAGCTTACGGGTCCTTATCATGAACCATTTTGCTTGGACATTTACATATCTAAAGGCTCTGTTCGTGCTAGCATTGTTCATAGGATAACTAGCAAGGTTGTTGCAGTGGCACATTCCATTTCTAAGGATATGAAGTTTGACCTGGCTTCTACCAAGAACAAGACCACCTGTGCTGCTGTGGGTGCCATTCTGGCTCAGAGAGCACTGGCTGATGATATTCATGACGTGATTTACACTCCAAGAAAAGGAGAAAAGCTCGAGGGAAAGCTTCATATTGTTCTCAAGTCTATCATTGACAATGGCATTAATGTGAAGGTAAAGATCAAGCAAAGATTCAGGAGATCAATTAAACCCCATTCTACCTAG